Genomic DNA from Coffea arabica cultivar ET-39 chromosome 7e, Coffea Arabica ET-39 HiFi, whole genome shotgun sequence:
ATACACTTAACTAACATAACTAAATGCACCAACCATGCAATCAGATGGCACATAACCAATTGCAAACATTTACAGCAGTAGAATGCTGGTTACAAGCACCTATAGGAAGACTCTGAAATTTGTACTGCAGAATGTGCACATGCgtgcacacacacacatacgtATATATAAAACCAACTAAGTATCAGAATAGGCATGTTACTTCACATTTAATCTGGTCAATAGCTCAAGTAATAATGGAATAGCACCACCTCGATAAGTTGGAACCACATATGAAATAGTATTAATGACAAAAATCAACTCTAGGTTAAAAATCATACCACAAACAGCCAAAGTTTTCAAGATTTTGGAGGTTAATTGACATTACAAATCACAACAGAAACTtaatggtataaatttttccttAGCACAGAAATCAATGATCAACAGAATAGTAACATGGCACAAGTTGCTTTCTCTGCATGAAAGGCTACCAATAAATTATTTCTAACTGCTGAATATCTGATGTATGAGCAAAATAATTTGTCTAATTTGGCGTTTTATGTGCAATGAGACAGGAGAAGATAACAACCATCCAGTGCTCATTTTACAATCGGTTATAAGGGTTTGTAAGTGACATTTAATCTTTTCACATGCACAAGGTTACGCCAGAACATATGTATGtaaattggttgttgagattACCATGGAGAGAGGAAGAAAGAGCTCTAAAAGAACTGAAAACTGTTTGTGGAGAACGAAAAGTCATGTtcattttcactttcatttttggGCTTATAGAATCCATCTCCACTTTTATAGATACCTGGTTGGACAAATTTTTTAAGCAACAGATTTCTATCTCGTGTGCCACTTGTCTATTTATAGTGAAAGGggataaaaaaaacaaaacaaatgaatCCATTAATTTGGTCCATCTAAAGAGATATGATGATTAAATGACTATGCACTatgtagtagtatttcacctTAGACCATGTTCGTCTGTTATGGTAAACCTCAAGGCAGAGAATGACTTCAGGAAAATGAACTGGAACTTGCTCAGGAGTCTTGGATGATCCCACCTACAATAAATTTGATAGGAATTTAAGCTATCAAAACTGTGACCAGTTAAAGCGATAAAGAATATGATTAGTTTGCACCAACTGTCAGCATAGCTAGACCTAGAATACCTATTATCCATATACATTGGTATACGCATAATCTTCATGACTGCCAAAATTAAATAGATCAGACCACTTTATGTGTATAGTCCAACAATTTTCCAAAATGGCCTCTAAATTAAAAACTTAATATATTACTCTTGTACTTATATAAGCCTTTCCTTTAGTTAAAACTCAATCCCTATATTTGGTATCTACACTATGCAATATATTTTCTTATTACAAGCTATTTATGGTTAAAAAAcattatttttacaaaaaatccaaattataaCAAGAAACCATCTTGTTAATGATTATAAAACAGTACAGAAGCTTCATAGCCACTGACTGCTTGatccataaaattacaaaaataactCTATCTTCTTGATCAGGTATACAATGGATTGCAAAAGCAGATAGTGCACAAACAAGTGCTTAGTACTGTTCGAGCAAAAATTACTTTAACCTTCTCATGAGACTTGCTAATCAAGTCATGATGCACTAACTTAGATGTGCGTAAACATTAGACTAGATTTTGGGCCTTTCAccaacaaaataactcaaaaccATCATGCTCTTAGAGCAGGTTAAAGCATTAACAAGAAACAATTTGACATAAAATCTGCGAATCTAAGCATATCCATGCTAGTAATCATTTGGACGTGTAAACAAATCCACTGTACTATAACTAGGTACCTGACTATAACCTTAAGCATGCATTCCCTTCATTGCTTACATTGCCATTTTCATTATTAAATTAAGAACTGTTTAATACCACAGAAATTCTCTGGGAACACAATTAGGCCAAAACAGaagtaaacatatatatattatatatataaacgTATATGTATATCTGTATATctgtatatatttgtatatgtatatgtataaatTAAGCAAAACTCTAAaaataaactttaaaaacacatcTAAATAAGTTTGCCTCAGTAGAGGAATGAAAACAGAACatttttctcacatagcaaaCAAGTCTAATGTTCACTTGCTCCAATCTGCAGGGAAAATAAGCTAAAAACCTGAAGTGGAAATTTAGCTTTATTCAACAGAATactaaatgaaaaaaaggaaaaaccaaaTGCTTAAAGTGTCAATTGTGGATAGACACTGCACAGCTTCAGATACACATCAATCAGTAAAAGAAGGCACGTACTCAAGCAAACCTTAGGTGAAAAACTTGTTGACTTGAGTGACGTCAACTTGTCATTCTTTATCTGGGAACTAGCAGCAGATTGATTTCTGCAACTACCActgaaatgaaacaaaaaacaCCAAAGCTAAGATGCAAATCAGAAAATGCAGCAATCTACAGGGATTGTTCAACAAGGACGACCAGAGCTAAGAAAGAATGCAAATTTTAACCAGATAGTCAAAGTTAAAAGATGCCTACTTGAATGAATGCAATCTTGCTGCTGTTTTATCttcatcttgtttttgtttaatttttgcgAGTTCTCTCACCTTTGCAACATACCCTTCCTGAAAATGCatcaaaatttcttaaatcaCATTGAGGTAAAATTCTCCACAAAAATCAAGGGTTGAAATTGGTAAAATGGCATCCTCATTTGTGTAAATATTTTTCCAGGTTAGCATTTTTCAGTCCTAAATATTTTCGCAAAGAGGTAAAATCACATCCTTTTGTTTTGCTAATTATATGGATCACATTCAGATCCCCCAACTAAACAATCCAGAATGTCAAATTCATCTTAAGTATATCAACATGTCTAGCCCTAGAGGAACAGCAAAAGGAAAGGCACGTATTTCTTAAGCAACCAAATTCTATCAAATGGTGAACGTTTAACATAACTTTCATCTGGAAGCAGAACAAATGGcaataagaaaaaagaaattaaaaaaccGGTAGCATACTTCAAGATTAACTGTTTCCCGATTCACACgcctcttcctctctctcttttccgaCACATTATCATTTGATACTGTCTTTTTGACATCTCTGGGAGCACCAGTTGAGGAGCCACAAGTAACTAAAGTATCCTTTCCTCCCTCCAACCTAGTAACATAAAGAGTTAGAATAGCACATGCATTGCCATCATCTGGTTCCCATACAAGCCTAAGGAGGCTAAATACATAAAGAGGTAGTATCTGAAAAAAAGAGTGAGAAATTGGAAGTGGTCATAATCAAAACAATCAGTGGCCTtacttaaaaaagaaaaaaaaaagaacaaagctATGCTGAGAAAGTAGAAACGCTCTCAACACTTGGTATTGAAATTAATAAGTAGCTCTCATAGATTAAGAAATAAGTAGCTCTCAGAAGAGTTTTGCACACACAAAGATGGCAACCATGCGAAAGTGTCAAGTGATAATACAGCAGTCTATTGCTTTTTCATGAACAGAAATTGCTCCTTGTACTCTTCTTATTAAAAGATCAGTAAAGAAACCTTCCATTTTCCTTTCCCCTTTTATATTACTCATAAGATATCACTAAGATAAGCATGAAATGTGTGATGTGTGATTCTTTATAGGAGTTTATTGTCGATTTGCTATAATTACAACACTCATAAGATAAGATTTTAATTTCCACTATTTCTTGTAAAACTCTGAGAAGAATAAGATAGAGTTTTGAGAGTTAGTTTGCACAATCCAGATATGCAAACAAAGTTGAACAGAAACCACTGATTGACATTATACATAATgccttttttattttagttttttataAGTTGCTATGGTTCAGCTGATAGAAAATTCTCATTCAACTAGCAGCAGAATTATATGATTCTAGGGATAGGTTTGAAAAATTCACATTCAACTAGCAGCAGAAATATATGATCTTAGGGACAGCTTTGGAACGGTAGACAGTGACTATGAAGATTTCTGCAGTTAAGAAAACTGAGCTGAACTAAAACTAATGAGATTCACTTTATCTACCTAAAATTTTCATGAGGATCCATACGCCTTACAGTATCTCTAATGGGCAAGCATTGCAGTGAAATGACTTCCAAAAATCTTGTTGATTTTAATCTTTCTTAAACCATTTATGTACAAAACCACACAAATACGTAACATCTCATAACCTAATATGTCCTTCATATTATGACAGTCCTAAAACTAACCCAACTTTTTCCGCACCACAATCCCAAAGACTTGTGATGACATCTCTCAAACTTCCATTCATCAGTAACGCTTCCCTTCCCCGGtcaacaaaaagcaaagtaAGAAACTACGGTATTTTACCATTCAAGCTAGTAGAAAACATCAGATAAGCTTAGAAAGAAGCAAAATCagcaagaagaaatgaaatgtCCGCTAACCTTTGACACGATTGCTCCTGGGATTTTTGTGCAATATTCTCTTTCAGCTGCGCATCCTATCATTATCCACTAAAAgttttaaagaaaacaaaacctAAGAAACTGGATAATTCTGAGAAATTACAACTCAAAACAGTTTACCTTTAATGCTTCCTCAAAAGCCCGATTTACCAAATCCTCCTCCTTAATTATTTTAAGATCATTAACGCTGCAAGTCATTAAAATAAGAGTAAGCATAACTAATAGAACATTCAAATCAGATATCTTCATTGTTAAAAAATGCAAAGCAACCACAACTAATTCTAAATACATGGGGGTGGGCACCAGGGGAAGAAAAAACAAGACTGACCAAATTTCATCATCAGATATGTCGAGCGAGTCCCAACCAATGTCTGCCTTGAGATTCTGCATTAAAAGACAAATTCGTCTAAGTTTGACTACCCAAATATCCCGAACAATTTAAATTCCTAAAACAAAAAGACCATTAAAAAGGgcattcttcaaaaaaaaataaaataaaataaaattaaaattgctCTCGAAATTTATAATTGAATACATGCATACAGCAAAAAATTCCATAAAATCAATCATCATAGTGAAATGCTTCCTCTAAAGCAACCTTAAAAAAATCCTTTCTTCTGTACATTGTCAAATACTCGCCAAATATTACCAGCAAGTAACctcaaaaagtaaaaaaaaaaaaacccaataaACATTCATAAACaagtaaataaacaaaaaggtcaaaaaaagagtaaataaacaaaaaaaaaaaaaaaatttccgtTTCTTTGGGTACCTGAAGTTGTTCAAATACAGAGCTCTCAAACTCAGAAACCCTAGTGAGGCGACCCAGCATATGAGGGCTATAGATGGGACCCCCATGGGGAATTGAAATGTTTTGTTCGCCCCTGATGCCCGGGGGCTCCATCGCCGACATAGGAATAATTAGAGTTTCTTACTGTATGTGGCTGGTGAGAAGTCAGCAAAATAAAAATGGCTACACACAAAATGGGCTGCCGGAGCTGGACGATAGAGGGTGCGAAGGCGCCGGTGGATATGGGGTTTTGGGGTTCTACACgggaaagaaacagaaaaaagaTAATTTAGCTTACTTGGCTGTTCATCCGTTTCTGTTTTGGCTTAAGAATAGAACAAAACACTTGTTCTGCATTTTTAGAAGAACGAAACAGAAACATGTTTTTGTTTCATATATAAACATGTTTGGTTAAATGatgatgtttttctttttctttttccaatttaTCACAAACTTTAGTTATATTCTTTTTCAACCCTATCTTCCTAAATAGTGGTAAAATACACTAAAAGCAACTCACAATCCAATTAAAAGTACAATATCAAATTATAAATGATCTTACACCATATCAAAAGAAATAATAGTTGAGAATATTTATAAGAATAAATTAAGACCAATTTGAACTCAAGTGGCTACaactaaatgaaaaaaaaaaaaattcattaaatgTCAAATAATACACATTCATAGTGGAGTACAGTCTTCCTAACTTATAAAATGCCATCCATCCCGAAATTGTAATACTAATCAAGCATTCTTGGGGGATAACCTCATTGGGCCCCAGGTCCTGTGGTCGACCCTGGCTCTTTTGCCGTCTCGTATATACTCGGGGGGCGGGGTGCACGGACGCAGGGAGATTAGTCTGGTACAAGTTGGGATACTCCCTCTgtagacaaaaaataaaaaataaaaaatcaagcaTTCAACTAAACTAGTTTCAACGTATGGCTACAAATCAAAATCTTTTCTTTCACACTCCCAAAACTTTGATGAACACCCTTCTCTCAATAGCTTGAGCGCTTAACTAAGCAACTTTCCAGTAAGTCATATCTATTAGTATGTAGTAGAGACTAGAGAGGCAATTTGAACACCACCACTATCACCCCAATATGGCACCAATCATGCAAAATTACTCGATGGTTATGAAATCTCAAGAGCCCTCTTTTCAAAACTTGTATTGACAAGCTTACTTAATACTTGTGAATCTCCTCAACCCTCTTTTCACAGCCTTTTACTGAAGTAGTCAATCCCATTTGAAATGGTTGTCCCAAATTTCTCTCCTTGGAATGAATCAAAATCCCATGGATAATAAGAAAAAAGTGAAGtaaaatccaaaaaagaaagaaagaaagaaagaagataatACATAGATTAAAAGTCAAATAATACCATATTAGATTGAAAGTAATATGGAAGGGATAGCCAGTTACAGTTAGTGTGTTTAAGAGAGAAAAGAGCTAATTATCGGGAAAGAAGAACAAAGatagaatatttttttaaattaccgGGCTAGGATATTTTTGGTATTTACGTTGATGTTGTTTATATGACTTTCACTTGGCTTGTGTTCgtgagtcttttttttttttttttttttttaaattggctGTAAACGTTTGTCATCACTATTTTCTGCAAATTGGGTGTCCGGATGAAAACTATTACGACACTAAGCACGGGCTTAGCTGCTTAAGATTGGCCGGCCGGCCCAACAATGAAATATGTTAATGAAATATGTTTTGTGCTGGACGATTGATATATCCGTTAATTCGAGCAACTAATACGATATTAGGGCAACGACGTATATCGATCGTGCTGGACGATTTCCAACAATCTGTTAATGAAATatgttttgttattttaaaaaaaaaaaatccatgttACAGATTATCATCGTCCATAAAACTTGAAATCCTGAACATGTGCTGTAATTATTGTTTAATCCAACCAAACCGCGCCTAAATATGAGGTTAAAAGAGTAAAGAAGGGGAATTCCATTTGTCAGATTTATCACTCTGTTTCAACAATTGTCACTTCTCAGCATTGGATATCATTTGTCAAATGAACGTTGTATGTATTCTGATGCCTTGAAATAAGCTCACTGGTAATTTATGTtatagttgatttttttttttaactgtttAATTTAATGAAATGACGACTGCTTAATATTAATCACCAAGTGTTTTACTATCTTCTTCCAATCTGGAGTTAGTTTATTTGCAAGCAACAGATCGATTGATTGCAAGGGTCCAATATGGTCAATGAGGCTACCAGTTCTTTACAGAGAAATTTATTACAGTAGGATTTTTTGTCACAACGCCCAAGTAAATTAATCCTCACAAAGACTTTACTTATTTGTCAATATTTTACTttgtcaaatgacaataacaagCTGCAAAATCTTCAAATAGAGTATTATTAATTCCGCGTTGAATTTGGTTTCTGCATTTACTTTTTCCTGAATTCGAATACACATGAGCATCTTGGATGGTTAACTGTTTTCACacaataaataaattctttCCTTCTTTCAACCCAATACAGACGAGGATAAATTGTGTAAATAACGCAATAAAGGAAGGTAATTGTGAGGGGTAAGTAATGCCAAATTAAACGAAACTGCACCAATCAATAGGTTTTTAACTTTTTCTCTGTGATCAATTTGGACATTTGGTTTTTTTCGTGCCTAGCTAGACAACAATAAATAGTTATTACTATATCTCCTTAATTGAtgttttagctttttttttcttggtgtcTATATTGATTTGTACGTTTATAATGCAGTTATCACTTAAAATTTTGGATTTCACTGGATCAATTTATACATTTACAATGCAATTTATCACTTACAATCAGGAGAACTCCAACTGCCCTTACTGAGCAGGCTCTGTTTGATAATCAAATTCAGAACTTGAATTGAATATATTCGGATCTTTAATATGTTCAGAcgcgtttgataacaaaaaattgaacatctaaaGTAATTAAATGACACTGGATTTTCTAGATAAAATTTGCTCCTAAAAATAAGgaataagttattcacttattatTGAATGTAATATATACTCaaatgtatttgatttaatacttaacaaaataataacttaatagatttcagacttcaattttatcaaacgcacccttaaCTCATGTTAACTAACCATTGATAATATAAGACTCTAACGCACAGAAACACTATACAATTAAGGGTGCATTATTACAAGTGAGATGATGATGATGCGATTCACGCCGGTTATTAGAGTATCAATCAGACATTATTATTACTCAATTTGGCTTTTACATAATCTACAAGTGTACGCCATTAAATAAATCTTCAAAGTTGAAAGTGGCCTTTGTGATTTTACAGGTCCAcgacgttttttttttctaggaaAATGTTCAACTTAGTAATACTTAAATCATCCACCAGTTCTCAAGAACTACCTAATTCTCCAATATTGCATCAAAGGTCTAATCATCCTAAAACTTGTTTAATCACATGACTAATTTCACTTGTTCCCTAAAACTTTTGCATATTCTCGCTGTATACCTAAATTTATTTCCAATCATTTGGACCCTAAAATTATCGAAGGACTTCAAAGCACCCCTACTACACGTGACACTCCGCATCAATGAGAGCAGGCAAAGCATaaagttgctttttttttttttttgaattatcttAACGACTGATATCAGTTTTCATGCCTAAGAAAGAAGTACGTTGCAATACACATAACGCGACCAATTACTAATAATTGAGgggattggagtgatttgggacgGGTTAATACCTCTATGGTacaaattgttagaattagggCTTGTAAGTGCAAATCgaaaattgatgaaaatatGAAGGGTCCAAAGTGGAATTAGACCCTAAACTTGATACAATATGTGGAGTTTTGGACAACAATCAAATGTATTAAGTAATGTTTCAATTACCAAGGTCATGTTTGCCGGCCCCTAGACAAAGTCAGACTCCATGCAGCTTCCATTTGGATTAATAACCAAGAAAACGACTgagcaaataattttttaatagtagttaatttttgtcaaaattttgaattcatcAGCCATTATACATTTCTTCCCAAATCAGCCAACCCCATACCGTCCCACGAACATctacttgtccttttttttttttttttttttccaacaaaagctCTGTAAGTAGTTTGTTTTTCAATCTCACTTTTGCCGTTACGGCGGACTGCCACCTCCACCTCCTTAAACGACTACCCGCCAACTTCGGACTTTTGTAATAAAAACcagaaagaaaggggaaaaaaaagagaaagaaagaaagaagacacTCTCTctaacacacacacactaaaACAGAGTTTGGAGCTGGACCTATTCTTGGTGCTATTTTTTTGTCCCAATATTTCCTACTGATTTTCCAAAGATTTGTGGTTCCTACAATTCCGAGGTTCAACATGTTACGGTCCAAATCATCAAGGTAATAACAGAAAATCACTATCCTTTcaagtctttttttttccgCTCCTCTTATCTGGttaactttttcttcttttactcCATTTCTGACGATCTATTGCTTTCTCTCTGACTCGTGGTATATTCTGATTTTTGGATACATTGATATATGTGAATTCATGGGGTCTATTTTATTGGCATGAAGATATTGATTTATTGACTGATGTAATGATAACTAAAGATTGTCTTTTTTATGAGTTtggatttgatttgtataaatatatatgctGTTTCTAGATATGGGAATGCTGATTTTGGACAAAAGAATCATCCATCAGTTCTTTCTAGGACCCTCTCAGCATCCAAATTTTGTAGAGGTGATGCTTTAGCTTCACAAATTGATTCCGGCGCCCTTAAATCTGTTGGAAGAAGATCTGTTGACAGATATCCCTCCAAGGTTGCCAATTTATCCGAGGTTTTGGGACAATTTGTAATACAAGTTGTCtcttttttgtcttttgatgtttctagGATAGGCTGTTTTATGTATAACTGATGAGGGGTTTGTTAAATTTTCTTGGTGTAGAATCGGATAAATAGAGTTTCGACCATGCAAGAACAAATGAGGCAGGCCGAGGATGAGTTGAAGACGTCAAAGGAACAATTAGATTTTGCTGAGGATGAAAGAAGTCGAGCATTCAATGAACTCAGGGAGGCGAAACGATTAGTTTATGAGGCCAATATGAAGGTTAATGAGGTATTGTCCCCTAGGAAGACAGGGGAACTAATGACAGAAGTTAAGAATTTGAAGGAATTGCTGGCTAATTCActgaaagaattgaagttgaaggaTGAGAAGATTGAGTGTTTGAAGCTAGAGCTCCAAGAGGCGAAACAGTTTGAGTTTAAATTGGCTGAGAGAGATGCATCATTAGCCAGATGGAAAGAGGAATTTGATAAAGTGAAGGGGTCGGAGGCTTATGCATTGGATTTACTATCTGCAGGTGAAAAGAGGATTGAGGAACTAGAAAATGAAGTTCAAAGAGGAAATGTGTCTGAAGCCAAAATGCTCGATTCATTAGCATCCCAGACAAAACAGCTTGAGCAGATTAAGATTGAACTTGAAGAATCTAAGCTAGAAATTGCTGCTTTAAATGAGAGGATCGTGTCATCTCAGGAACCCTCCAAGCAAAATAGTAGTGAATGTAATCGACCTGACagaaagggggaaaatgaaattttgatagGGGATGCTGGGAGTACAAGGTCTGAGCAAAAATTGGCAAAGCAGAATCTGTCTCTAGGTAAGAAGGATGCTAATATTGCCTTGTCAAATTCTAAGACTTCACTTGATGAGATGCAATTACTGAAAAATGAGCTGAAATTGGCCATTGAAGCTGAAGAAAAGAGCAAGAAAGCCATGGATGATTTAGCACTGGTACTAAAGGAAGTTGCAACGGAATCCAATCAGGCAAAAGAGAAACTCAGCGTTGCATATTTGCAACTAGAACAAGTAAAGGGAGAAGCAGAACAACTGAAGGTTATTGTAAGGAGCACTGAAGAAAGGTATGAACAGCTTCTCGATGAAGCCAAAAAAGAAGCAGAGCTGCACAGAAACACCGCAGATAGATTAAGGGTAGAAGCTGAAGAAACACTTTTGGCATGGAATGGAAAGGAAATGGGCTTTGTGAGCTGCATAAAAAGAGCTGAAGAGGAAAGGGCTGTTGCTCAACATGAGAACGCCAGACTTTCTGAGTCTCTTAAAGCGGCAGAACATAAGATGAGAGCAGCAAGGGACGAGAGCTACAAACTGAGAGATATACTCAAGCAGGCTATCAATGAATCTAATGCAGCAAAAGCTGCTGCTGGACTTGCAAGAGATGAAAATTCTCACCTCAAGGATATTCTGGCCGAAAAGGATGAAGCTCTGTATTTTCTCACTCAGGAAAATGAACGGCTGAGAATCAATGAGGTTGCAGCTCAAGAAAATGTCAAGGAGTTAAAGCAACTGCTTTCTATAGCAACAAGAGATCGTAAAACTCAAAGTAAGACTGAGGATGGGGTCTTGAGGTCCCAAAGTTTTGACCTTGGGAACATTGAAGATGAGACGAAACCTGTGAGAAAGAATTTCAGCTTCAATCTCAAGGAACTGAAGTTTTCAAATGACACTGAAGATTCCGACCAGACTATTAGTCACGAGGATCCTGAAAAGGCAGAGGCGCTCAAGGGTTCAATATTTGATAGTTCAACTGATTCGCCAAGATCAGAACCCCGAAGTCCAAGACTAGTGCCTCATCATCGGAAAGAGTCTTCTTCTGTCTTTACAGATGATGGTGATACGCCAATGTCAGAAGATTTAGATCATCTAGACAATAGTAACTTCGATGATTCAGATAGTGATAGAAACCACCGGAGAAGGAGAACAATGTTTCGCAGGGTTGGAGATCTCATTATGAGAAAAAGCTTTTCACAAAAGGGAACCATTAACTGAGTAGGCTTCTTTGGTTTACTTAGTGATAAGAAAAGTCTGgtaatagcaatagtaatttgtATATTGCATAGCATACATTTGTCAGAAATGATGGCCCCGGCTCACCTTTTTGTTTAGGAATTTCAAATTAAATATTCCATTATAGATTTGTTGTTATCAAATGCTTGTGGAGGCTATTAAATTTAGTCATCTATATCGTTGGTCCATTTACTTAGTATACTGAATATCTGCTTCCAAATTTCCAACTACCAGTGAAAGTTTGAGCTTCGGAAAAAtgcttttcacatttcattgcTGCTCATGGGTGACCAGAAAGGTATGGAATTCTCTTCTCAAGGcacttgtgtgtattttttttagcacaagaatcctaactgaatgcttaattctgatcagaatcaatagaattacttcaactatCTTATCTTACCAAATCTActcttgtttgttaattatgttcaaaattcttagctaattaaacaacctgatattctctatctaacgattttctgtttctctttttttcctttttaatgactttcacaccttctccatactcctcatataatatatttcatcttttatattaatttgaatttaaaaataaatatt
This window encodes:
- the LOC113701719 gene encoding uncharacterized protein, producing the protein MLRSKSSRYGNADFGQKNHPSVLSRTLSASKFCRGDALASQIDSGALKSVGRRSVDRYPSKNRINRVSTMQEQMRQAEDELKTSKEQLDFAEDERSRAFNELREAKRLVYEANMKVNEVLSPRKTGELMTEVKNLKELLANSLKELKLKDEKIECLKLELQEAKQFEFKLAERDASLARWKEEFDKVKGSEAYALDLLSAGEKRIEELENEVQRGNVSEAKMLDSLASQTKQLEQIKIELEESKLEIAALNERIVSSQEPSKQNSSECNRPDRKGENEILIGDAGSTRSEQKLAKQNLSLGKKDANIALSNSKTSLDEMQLLKNELKLAIEAEEKSKKAMDDLALVLKEVATESNQAKEKLSVAYLQLEQVKGEAEQLKVIVRSTEERYEQLLDEAKKEAELHRNTADRLRVEAEETLLAWNGKEMGFVSCIKRAEEERAVAQHENARLSESLKAAEHKMRAARDESYKLRDILKQAINESNAAKAAAGLARDENSHLKDILAEKDEALYFLTQENERLRINEVAAQENVKELKQLLSIATRDRKTQSKTEDGVLRSQSFDLGNIEDETKPVRKNFSFNLKELKFSNDTEDSDQTISHEDPEKAEALKGSIFDSSTDSPRSEPRSPRLVPHHRKESSSVFTDDGDTPMSEDLDHLDNSNFDDSDSDRNHRRRRTMFRRVGDLIMRKSFSQKGTIN
- the LOC113700970 gene encoding snRNA-activating protein complex subunit-like isoform X1, encoding MSAMEPPGIRGEQNISIPHGGPIYSPHMLGRLTRVSEFESSVFEQLQNLKADIGWDSLDISDDEICVNDLKIIKEEDLVNRAFEEALKWIMIGCAAEREYCTKIPGAIVSKILPLYVFSLLRLVWEPDDGNACAILTLYVTRLEGGKDTLVTCGSSTGAPRDVKKTVSNDNVSEKRERKRRVNRETVNLEEGYVAKVRELAKIKQKQDEDKTAARLHSFNGSCRNQSAASSQIKNDKLTSLKSTSFSPKVGSSKTPEQVPVHFPEVILCLEVYHNRRTWSKTQEFLVLGRQFLTEVRDMIYCLTDEIMKKAGKHDASGYFLVEDVFCNDTRDPYAIDYSKPIFKWLEHSRNVALEKWEFIVAGEQQQHQKRKAFLDSNEKLQLPHFKVVDMQKTRFCDLGFRLGAGYLYCHQGDCKHLIVIRDMRLIHPEDVQNRAAYPLITFQSKVRFRKCSVCNIYKATKVTVDDKWAQENPCYFCDLCYYMLHYADGSLLYSDFSVYDYLHE
- the LOC113700970 gene encoding snRNA-activating protein complex subunit-like isoform X2; this translates as MSAMEPPGIRGEQNISIPHGGPIYSPHMLGRLTRVSEFESSVFEQLQNLKADIGWDSLDISDDEICVNDLKIIKEEDLVNRAFEEALKDAQLKENIAQKSQEQSCQRLEGGKDTLVTCGSSTGAPRDVKKTVSNDNVSEKRERKRRVNRETVNLEEGYVAKVRELAKIKQKQDEDKTAARLHSFNGSCRNQSAASSQIKNDKLTSLKSTSFSPKVGSSKTPEQVPVHFPEVILCLEVYHNRRTWSKTQEFLVLGRQFLTEVRDMIYCLTDEIMKKAGKHDASGYFLVEDVFCNDTRDPYAIDYSKPIFKWLEHSRNVALEKWEFIVAGEQQQHQKRKAFLDSNEKLQLPHFKVVDMQKTRFCDLGFRLGAGYLYCHQGDCKHLIVIRDMRLIHPEDVQNRAAYPLITFQSKVRFRKCSVCNIYKATKVTVDDKWAQENPCYFCDLCYYMLHYADGSLLYSDFSVYDYLHE